One Anaerohalosphaeraceae bacterium DNA window includes the following coding sequences:
- a CDS encoding PEP-CTERM sorting domain-containing protein gives MKKLIVFVGLVAVALFVANAKALTITTNMGGADCEMREESPDSNRGTSTEIASRVSAKSLGASYDHQSLIYLKFNVSSVTEADLMKDIIVRTTIRNTNMAPGRYKDTVEPIGPNTGWDYYVLDPTVPGANWDELTITPNTAPGLYIDGDYTTKPIYDFLGDLNPGLTYLGRRLYDDQYLVSGHLAVGAPFDFVLAPGSALHQAVQTALSTDHKTVTVIMYIAHNADNDNAQWINFNYLFNPKEMTTLNNDPASPWGGMSNANGEFSPSLIFVPEPTTMVLLGLGGLLLRRKS, from the coding sequence ATGAAGAAACTAATTGTTTTTGTAGGCCTTGTTGCGGTCGCGCTGTTCGTGGCGAATGCGAAAGCCCTGACAATCACAACAAACATGGGCGGTGCCGACTGCGAGATGCGGGAGGAATCGCCGGACAGCAACCGCGGCACGAGTACAGAAATTGCCTCGCGCGTCAGTGCAAAATCCCTCGGTGCCAGCTATGACCATCAGTCTTTGATTTATCTGAAGTTTAATGTGTCCAGTGTTACCGAAGCGGACCTGATGAAAGACATCATTGTGCGGACGACCATTCGCAACACCAACATGGCTCCTGGTCGCTACAAAGACACGGTCGAACCGATTGGGCCGAATACAGGGTGGGATTACTATGTGCTGGATCCGACCGTCCCAGGAGCTAACTGGGATGAACTGACGATTACCCCCAACACCGCACCGGGTCTGTACATTGACGGCGATTATACGACCAAGCCGATTTATGATTTCTTAGGGGATTTGAACCCGGGTCTGACCTATCTGGGCCGGCGGCTGTATGATGATCAATATCTCGTGAGCGGGCATCTGGCTGTAGGGGCACCTTTTGACTTTGTTCTGGCGCCGGGCAGTGCGCTGCATCAGGCGGTTCAGACAGCCCTGTCTACAGACCATAAGACGGTGACTGTGATTATGTATATCGCCCACAATGCGGACAACGACAATGCCCAGTGGATCAACTTTAATTATCTGTTCAACCCGAAAGAGATGACGACCCTGAACAATGACCCTGCCAGTCCGTGGGGCGGAATGTCGAATGCCAACGGGGAGTTTTCTCCATCGCTGATTTTTGTTCCGGAACCGACAACGATGGTTCTGCTGGGTCTGGGCGGTCTGCTTCTGCGGAGAAAAAGTTAA
- a CDS encoding immunoglobulin domain-containing protein, with the protein MTRIFCILSCLCIASTAFPLSITNGDFEAQNAIPYDKDILNWYDYGGPSIAVDQGPFFLGQISSSIFGSKCVYMGKEANTNEDGGNHTYVYQSIGFYDGNPPVVEVELDWGLAPNRVGGPMGVTVMILESDGTFVPSEWEGQAGEIYGKPGIREIGRGTIVRTTAAGVVYHERFQIDLRSTVVGRELFLRFNNYKVGSLIPYVQIDNITLSPSSVVNKAPQEGALYIPVWRTESGNDLVFEIVDPEVTSVDVLFGPENDPNLSTKPQYKIVQNMPVSMGLNTITLESELAQDLNWETNYYWKVLAYKSDGMGGRTLKYTGHISSFKTIQQGPYLTAVSPDVLGVWPGDSAVFTVPFSVSADTFQWYKQGNPNPLVNGSKYSGADSNSLTIFNVQRADEGTYYCVGRETATGLTSSTLAPGVLFIKELKSYYPFETTYTVGSNVYTPDVVGGKDAKLVGGAAVVVSPSDPNNLFGGYLALRNPRNVTHTQYAEISDNTVVHYPELTISCWVKPELLDLDYERNARIFDFGQDSQNYFFLTLLRNTNQAYCEMKLNNSSRDTAATGDIGYGTKWLYVVLTVADGIGQDGQTATLGKIYINGQYGGGEGLYHPNEISKMYNYIGKAIDQTGTPPNFNGLIDELKIYNYAKTAEEIAREYMAVRTDVESICDMESYDLADWDYNSNCRIDLADLAEIAERWLDNYLVYFD; encoded by the coding sequence ATGACAAGAATTTTCTGTATCCTGAGCTGTTTATGCATCGCGTCAACGGCTTTTCCGTTGTCGATTACAAATGGGGATTTCGAAGCCCAAAACGCTATTCCTTACGATAAGGATATTTTGAATTGGTATGATTACGGCGGCCCCTCGATTGCTGTCGATCAGGGCCCCTTTTTCCTGGGTCAAATCTCCTCTTCTATTTTCGGTAGCAAATGTGTGTACATGGGAAAAGAAGCCAATACGAATGAAGACGGCGGCAATCACACCTATGTTTACCAGAGTATCGGCTTCTATGATGGGAATCCGCCGGTGGTCGAAGTGGAGTTGGATTGGGGACTGGCTCCGAACCGGGTCGGCGGACCGATGGGCGTAACGGTGATGATTCTGGAATCCGATGGGACTTTTGTGCCCAGTGAGTGGGAAGGACAGGCAGGTGAGATTTACGGAAAACCCGGAATTCGGGAAATCGGCCGGGGCACGATTGTCCGGACAACCGCTGCGGGGGTTGTGTATCATGAACGGTTCCAGATTGATTTAAGGAGCACGGTCGTCGGCAGGGAACTGTTCCTCCGGTTTAACAACTACAAAGTTGGGTCCCTTATTCCGTATGTGCAGATAGACAATATCACCCTTTCTCCGTCATCGGTGGTGAATAAAGCTCCTCAGGAGGGGGCTTTATATATTCCGGTCTGGCGAACGGAGTCGGGGAATGATTTGGTTTTTGAAATTGTGGACCCGGAGGTCACCTCCGTGGATGTTCTGTTCGGCCCGGAAAATGACCCGAATCTGAGCACAAAACCGCAGTATAAGATTGTTCAAAACATGCCGGTTTCGATGGGGCTTAACACGATAACACTGGAAAGCGAACTGGCACAGGACCTGAACTGGGAGACAAACTACTATTGGAAGGTTCTGGCTTATAAGTCCGACGGAATGGGCGGGCGTACGCTGAAGTACACAGGGCACATTTCGAGTTTCAAGACCATTCAGCAGGGGCCTTATCTGACAGCCGTCAGTCCGGACGTACTCGGCGTTTGGCCCGGAGACAGTGCGGTCTTTACCGTGCCGTTCAGTGTGAGTGCAGATACCTTCCAGTGGTATAAGCAGGGCAATCCGAATCCGCTTGTAAACGGTTCCAAGTACAGCGGCGCTGATTCCAATTCGCTGACGATTTTCAATGTGCAGCGGGCAGATGAAGGCACCTACTATTGTGTCGGAAGAGAAACAGCCACCGGTCTGACCTCTTCAACCTTGGCGCCCGGCGTGCTGTTTATTAAAGAACTGAAATCCTACTATCCGTTTGAGACGACTTATACCGTCGGGAGCAATGTTTATACCCCGGATGTCGTCGGCGGCAAGGATGCAAAACTGGTGGGCGGGGCTGCGGTAGTGGTGAGTCCTTCCGACCCGAACAACCTCTTCGGCGGATATTTGGCCCTGCGGAATCCGAGAAATGTCACGCATACGCAGTATGCGGAGATTTCCGATAATACGGTGGTTCATTATCCGGAGCTTACTATCAGCTGCTGGGTTAAGCCGGAGCTTTTGGACCTTGATTATGAACGAAACGCCCGGATATTTGACTTTGGTCAGGATTCGCAGAATTACTTCTTCCTGACCCTGCTGCGGAATACCAATCAGGCATACTGTGAGATGAAACTGAACAACAGCAGCCGGGACACGGCGGCAACCGGAGATATCGGATACGGCACAAAATGGCTGTATGTTGTGCTGACGGTAGCTGACGGGATTGGGCAGGATGGGCAAACGGCGACCCTGGGCAAAATCTATATCAACGGTCAATACGGCGGGGGCGAGGGATTGTATCATCCGAATGAGATTTCCAAAATGTACAACTACATCGGCAAGGCCATTGACCAGACGGGAACTCCTCCGAACTTCAACGGTCTGATTGATGAGTTGAAGATTTATAACTATGCCAAGACCGCCGAGGAAATTGCCCGGGAATACATGGCGGTTCGCACGGATGTGGAATCTATCTGCGATATGGAAAGCTATGATTTGGCCGACTGGGACTACAACAGCAACTGTCGGATTGATCTTGCCGACCTTGCGGAGATTGCGGAAAGATGGCTGGACAATTACCTGGTGTATTTTGACTAA
- a CDS encoding DUF3826 domain-containing protein, producing the protein MMHSAGIFAHLIVFALTAVPEPAKIVSVPQDPDPAYTQVLQERAKKIVQTLKLEDDVKARQVQEVIAEQYRSLGMLQDACDAQVKAVQSRTDADAETKKLIIQALKEMTQRLREQLHTRYLVRLSALLTPAQIDQVKDGMTYGLVQVTYNSYLEMLPQLTEEQKGMVLAYLIEAREMAMDASSSGEKHQVFGKYKGRINNYLSAQGYDLKKASEARNARNQAGPN; encoded by the coding sequence ATGATGCATTCGGCAGGGATTTTTGCGCACTTGATTGTCTTTGCCCTGACAGCGGTGCCTGAGCCGGCGAAAATCGTCTCCGTTCCGCAGGACCCTGACCCGGCCTATACACAGGTTCTTCAGGAGCGGGCAAAGAAGATTGTTCAGACGCTGAAGCTTGAAGATGACGTCAAGGCCCGGCAGGTTCAGGAGGTGATTGCGGAGCAGTATCGCAGTCTGGGAATGCTGCAGGATGCCTGTGATGCTCAAGTCAAAGCGGTTCAATCCCGGACGGATGCCGATGCGGAGACGAAAAAACTGATTATCCAGGCCCTGAAGGAGATGACCCAGCGCCTGCGGGAGCAGCTGCATACGCGGTATCTGGTGAGACTGTCCGCCCTGCTGACTCCGGCTCAAATAGACCAGGTCAAAGACGGAATGACCTATGGTCTTGTGCAGGTGACGTACAACAGTTATCTGGAGATGCTGCCGCAGCTGACGGAAGAGCAGAAGGGTATGGTTCTGGCCTATCTGATCGAGGCAAGGGAAATGGCGATGGATGCGAGTTCTTCCGGGGAAAAACACCAGGTGTTCGGCAAGTACAAGGGACGGATTAACAATTACCTGTCTGCCCAGGGATATGACCTGAAGAAGGCCTCTGAAGCACGGAATGCTCGAAACCAGGCCGGTCCGAATTAA
- a CDS encoding glycoside hydrolase family 95 protein, whose amino-acid sequence MRREVLVLFAVLVAALSLIAGADPGPLVLFYTSPATYTANATSNAALPIGNGKLAAMVYGGMSEEIIQFNEDTVWAGHPHNYVHPGASAYLEQIRNYVWAGQGLAAYGVAGPNFMSIPLRQCPYQPTAELRLTFNHSGTNYRRQLDLTTATASVTYTAGGVTYQRDCFASYPDNVIVIRLTAGQPGKIGFTCSLTTPHTVVSRSVSGSDVVLRGAVDHVGLNGLTSDVEFETRVRILAEGGSVTPSGQTLVVSGADAVTLVLGAASNFVRYNDISGNPSQRCLDTVSSAAAKGFAVLRQRQLTDYQALFNRVTLDLGTSDKVNNPTDVRLKAIETGVDAAKTNWSLFNADDLQLLTVNFQMARYLLISGSRPGSQPLNLQGKWNNEFEPSWEGKMTLNINEEMNYWAAEVTNLAECHEPLFDLIRDLLETGAVVAAEHYGADGWVVHHNTDLWRGAAPINNAGGLWPSGGAWLCMHLWWHYEYSGDVNFLAEVYPLMKGAAEFFADFLVPDPRPGRIPYLLTNPSHSPEQPNPALGDNGEIVAGPTMDCQLIRGLFTYVIEASKILGVDAEFRQLLEQKRSQLPPNQIGRYGQLQEWLEDVDVPNTHRHLSHLVDLMPAGNITPYHTPQLAAAAEVVLNWKGDDTNNTAWSQAWKMCCRVRLGQGNHAYMILNKILGKSHTYNMTFSRKGGTADGTSENQIDGNLGVLMGMAEMFLQSHQGEVHLLPALPDKMVNGSVTGLRACGGFEVDITWQNRTLQTAQIRSQLGRTCRVRSVRPFAVTDGMGRRVAVQSPGVNLYEFPTQAGQSYTLTAYSCTTPLLSDYNQDCQVDFEDFAALAGDWLNGSEGLDLSDLAQMAIDWLACGRDPADTCR is encoded by the coding sequence ATGAGAAGAGAAGTTTTGGTTCTGTTTGCTGTTCTGGTTGCGGCGTTGTCCCTGATTGCCGGTGCGGACCCCGGACCGCTTGTGTTGTTTTATACCAGTCCGGCGACATACACGGCGAATGCGACGTCCAATGCGGCTTTGCCGATCGGCAACGGCAAACTGGCTGCCATGGTGTACGGCGGGATGAGTGAGGAAATCATTCAGTTCAATGAGGATACGGTCTGGGCGGGCCATCCGCATAATTACGTTCATCCCGGCGCATCGGCGTACCTCGAACAGATTCGAAACTATGTCTGGGCCGGTCAGGGGCTGGCGGCCTACGGAGTGGCCGGCCCCAACTTTATGAGTATTCCGCTGCGTCAGTGTCCCTATCAGCCGACGGCGGAACTGCGGCTGACGTTCAACCATTCCGGGACGAATTACCGGCGGCAGCTGGATTTGACGACGGCCACGGCCTCGGTGACCTACACAGCCGGAGGGGTGACGTATCAGCGAGACTGTTTTGCCAGTTATCCGGACAATGTGATTGTGATTCGTTTGACGGCCGGCCAGCCCGGAAAGATTGGTTTTACGTGCAGTTTGACTACACCGCATACGGTCGTCAGCCGTTCGGTCAGCGGCAGTGACGTGGTTCTCCGCGGGGCTGTCGATCATGTGGGCTTAAACGGTCTGACCAGCGATGTGGAGTTTGAAACCCGCGTGCGGATTCTCGCGGAGGGCGGTTCGGTGACTCCGTCCGGGCAGACTTTGGTAGTCAGCGGAGCGGATGCCGTGACGCTGGTGCTGGGGGCCGCTTCGAATTTTGTCCGCTACAATGACATCAGCGGCAATCCGAGTCAGCGGTGTCTGGACACGGTCTCCAGTGCCGCCGCCAAAGGGTTTGCGGTGCTGCGTCAGAGGCAGTTAACCGACTATCAGGCCCTATTTAACCGTGTGACGCTGGATTTAGGCACTTCGGATAAGGTCAACAACCCAACCGATGTGCGTCTGAAGGCCATTGAGACCGGCGTGGATGCCGCCAAAACCAATTGGTCGCTTTTCAATGCGGATGATTTGCAGCTGCTGACGGTCAATTTTCAGATGGCGCGGTACCTGCTGATTTCCGGTTCTCGTCCCGGCTCCCAGCCGCTGAATTTGCAGGGAAAGTGGAATAACGAGTTTGAGCCCTCGTGGGAGGGCAAGATGACCCTCAATATCAACGAGGAGATGAATTACTGGGCGGCGGAGGTGACGAATCTGGCGGAGTGTCACGAGCCGTTGTTTGATCTGATTCGGGATTTGTTGGAGACGGGGGCTGTTGTGGCGGCGGAGCACTATGGTGCGGACGGCTGGGTTGTGCACCACAATACCGATTTGTGGCGCGGGGCGGCGCCGATCAACAATGCCGGGGGCCTGTGGCCCAGCGGCGGGGCCTGGCTGTGCATGCATCTGTGGTGGCATTATGAATACAGCGGAGATGTCAATTTCCTCGCAGAGGTCTATCCGCTGATGAAGGGGGCGGCGGAGTTTTTTGCGGATTTTCTGGTGCCGGACCCGCGGCCCGGCAGAATCCCCTATCTTTTGACGAATCCTTCGCATTCGCCGGAGCAGCCCAATCCGGCACTGGGGGATAACGGAGAAATTGTGGCCGGTCCTACGATGGATTGTCAGCTGATTCGGGGGCTGTTTACGTATGTGATTGAGGCCAGCAAAATTCTGGGGGTGGATGCGGAGTTTCGCCAGCTCTTGGAGCAGAAGCGTTCCCAGCTGCCGCCCAACCAGATCGGCCGATACGGCCAGCTGCAGGAATGGCTGGAGGATGTGGATGTGCCGAATACGCATCGCCACCTGTCGCATCTGGTGGACCTGATGCCGGCCGGCAATATTACTCCTTACCACACGCCGCAGCTGGCGGCGGCGGCGGAAGTGGTGCTCAATTGGAAAGGGGATGACACCAACAACACGGCCTGGAGCCAGGCCTGGAAAATGTGCTGTCGGGTGCGTCTTGGGCAGGGCAATCATGCCTATATGATTCTCAATAAAATCCTCGGCAAATCTCATACCTACAATATGACCTTTTCCCGCAAGGGCGGTACAGCTGACGGAACTTCTGAGAACCAGATTGACGGCAATCTGGGGGTTCTGATGGGCATGGCTGAAATGTTCCTGCAGAGCCATCAGGGAGAAGTGCATCTGCTGCCGGCCCTGCCGGACAAGATGGTTAACGGAAGCGTAACCGGCTTGAGGGCATGCGGGGGATTTGAGGTGGATATTACTTGGCAGAATCGCACCCTCCAGACTGCCCAAATCCGTTCTCAGCTCGGCAGAACCTGCCGGGTCCGTTCGGTTCGGCCGTTTGCCGTAACGGACGGGATGGGCAGGCGTGTAGCCGTGCAGTCGCCGGGCGTGAATCTGTACGAATTCCCAACCCAGGCCGGGCAAAGCTACACGCTGACCGCCTATTCCTGTACGACCCCGCTTTTATCGGACTATAACCAGGACTGTCAGGTAGATTTTGAGGATTTTGCTGCTCTTGCAGGGGACTGGCTAAATGGCAGTGAGGGGCTGGACCTGTCGGATTTGGCCCAGATGGCGATAGACTGGCTTGCATGCGGACGGGACCCCGCAGACACCTGTCGGTAG
- a CDS encoding transketolase: MRNRIQELQEIARQIRIDILTMIYKAGDGHPGASLSVTDLITALYFEVMNIDPANPQKPDRDRFILSKGHACPALYAVLARRGFFSRDELPGLRSLNSMLQGHPDMNKTPGIDSTSGSLGNGISIGLGMVLAARLTGYDYYTYVITGDGELQEGVVWEAATAAAKYKAGRLIVLVDNNGLQSSGPVEEVSGLYPILPKWEAFGWHCQEIDGHSFEQILPALQKARDCTDRPSLILAHTVKGCGVPFMIGDNSWHKRVPTAEEYQQAMRILGGPCS, translated from the coding sequence GTGCGGAACCGTATCCAGGAACTCCAAGAAATTGCCCGGCAGATTCGGATTGATATCCTCACAATGATTTACAAGGCCGGGGATGGTCACCCCGGCGCATCCCTGTCCGTGACCGATCTGATTACAGCCCTGTATTTTGAGGTAATGAATATCGACCCGGCCAATCCCCAAAAACCCGACCGAGACCGATTCATCCTTTCCAAGGGGCACGCCTGCCCGGCCCTTTATGCGGTGCTGGCCCGCAGGGGCTTTTTCTCCCGCGACGAACTGCCCGGCCTGCGCTCGCTGAATTCGATGCTGCAGGGGCACCCGGATATGAACAAAACTCCCGGCATCGACAGCACCTCCGGCTCTCTGGGCAACGGAATTTCCATCGGATTAGGAATGGTGCTGGCCGCCCGTCTGACGGGCTACGACTACTACACCTATGTCATTACCGGAGACGGAGAGCTTCAGGAAGGGGTGGTCTGGGAGGCGGCAACGGCGGCCGCCAAGTACAAAGCAGGCCGGCTGATTGTGCTGGTGGACAACAACGGTCTGCAGAGCAGCGGCCCTGTAGAGGAGGTCAGCGGCCTTTATCCTATCCTGCCCAAGTGGGAGGCCTTCGGATGGCACTGTCAGGAAATTGACGGCCACAGTTTCGAACAGATTCTCCCGGCCCTCCAAAAGGCCCGGGACTGCACAGACCGGCCGTCGCTCATTCTGGCCCATACCGTCAAGGGCTGCGGGGTTCCTTTTATGATAGGCGACAATTCCTGGCACAAACGCGTCCCGACCGCAGAAGAATATCAGCAGGCGATGCGCATCCTCGGAGGACCCTGCTCATGA
- a CDS encoding LamG domain-containing protein, giving the protein MVRHWSRDSWREWMRIIAIFPVLIFLLCPPCFAVDSEPIGWATAAGGTTGGQGGEVVTVTNKAEFVNAVSGDTPRIVQVLGTIHGDYNIPNVGSNKTILGIGYDARIVGFSVKVSDVDNVIVRNLTFQGAVPQDGLICRRATHVWIDHCTFLDCADGLCDITDQSDYITVSWCRFCYTSKVNPHRFACLVGSTDDNPTDVGKLNVTFHHNWWGAYVDQRMPRGRYGKDHVFNNYYSCTGNSYCVGGSWGFKVLLENNYFNQVKNPIADAGRVDSGTSGTFTVEIKSVGNIFNACTGTMSGYGSAFVPPYSYTLDASANIPSIVTEGAGTTILVGDSALWPVQATVPNPANGDFCAATTATLSWRAGSTAVSHNVYFGTSPTELVSFGNQTATAFTPPTLTADTKYYWRVDEVTADNTVIPGQVWMFKTVPTLPSDLIHYWPFDVDFLDVSKVYASNPNHPFGAAWLDSNAKRLGSGCLDLTYPKDGLIVGWSDTGTNRVFPNAAPMTISLWFKPTALPASDKTACMLGTKVGTLTTAKTFRIELLPSGACRLTVDTQTPEFGNLPVLNQWNHVLVSIDASGQLRGWLNASEAGSVALMTSASNNYNGQYTGIGFYGDEPSVNGMSRGEYTGYIDDVAVWSRWSDRTFAELLYNDGLGRLAVGNPVFPTDLIENPDAVELAPYAGRTLRPYTEGIGIFRKISGPDWLVVSPNGNLSGAPKDADTGLNTFTVVYENTSGQSDTAVMTIHVSNVYSGVKGLEDLAGIAEKWLWADCGDFPPCSGADQNGDRRVDMLDCTRFASAWLADETLVLSLPFEETDGNTTKDISLYSRTASLTGGPTWAEGISGGGLLLDGLDDFAEFPDFFGISGGRSRTVCAWIQTTQTGGMILTCGGLDTGTRWLFFVNNSKLQLGVSGGNILSNQIVADGQWHHVAAVLEAPETGPATVQHLRLYIDGQPDAGTYTNPSLAINTGTACPVRIGAIQQTSGLLGSFFSGRLDDVRLYERALSQQEIQTLYQQGNR; this is encoded by the coding sequence ATGGTTAGGCACTGGAGCCGAGATTCCTGGAGGGAATGGATGAGAATCATCGCGATATTTCCTGTCCTTATCTTCCTTTTGTGCCCGCCTTGTTTTGCCGTGGATTCAGAACCGATTGGGTGGGCGACCGCAGCCGGAGGCACGACCGGCGGGCAGGGCGGCGAAGTGGTGACCGTAACGAATAAGGCCGAATTTGTAAACGCCGTCAGCGGAGACACGCCCCGCATTGTCCAGGTGCTCGGAACGATTCACGGCGATTACAATATCCCCAATGTAGGATCCAACAAGACCATTCTGGGCATCGGCTATGATGCAAGGATTGTCGGCTTCAGCGTCAAGGTCAGTGATGTGGATAACGTAATCGTCCGGAACCTGACTTTTCAGGGGGCGGTGCCGCAGGACGGGCTGATTTGCCGGCGCGCCACTCATGTCTGGATTGACCACTGCACATTTCTGGACTGTGCGGACGGGCTGTGCGACATTACCGACCAGAGCGATTATATCACGGTTTCCTGGTGCCGGTTCTGCTATACCAGCAAGGTGAATCCCCACCGCTTTGCCTGTCTGGTCGGCTCGACGGACGACAACCCCACGGATGTGGGCAAGCTGAATGTAACCTTTCATCATAACTGGTGGGGGGCCTATGTGGACCAGCGAATGCCCCGGGGCCGATACGGAAAAGATCATGTGTTCAACAACTACTACTCCTGCACCGGAAACTCCTACTGCGTCGGGGGCTCCTGGGGATTTAAGGTGCTTTTGGAGAACAATTATTTTAACCAGGTGAAAAACCCGATTGCGGACGCTGGACGAGTTGATTCGGGCACCAGCGGCACCTTTACGGTGGAAATCAAGTCCGTCGGCAATATTTTCAATGCCTGCACCGGGACGATGTCGGGGTACGGCAGTGCTTTTGTGCCTCCTTATTCATACACGCTGGATGCATCGGCCAACATTCCTTCGATTGTGACGGAGGGGGCCGGGACGACGATTCTGGTTGGAGATTCGGCTCTTTGGCCGGTTCAGGCGACGGTTCCAAACCCGGCCAACGGGGATTTTTGTGCGGCGACAACGGCGACGCTGAGCTGGCGTGCCGGCAGCACGGCCGTCAGCCACAATGTCTATTTCGGGACCTCGCCCACCGAGCTGGTCAGCTTCGGCAATCAAACGGCAACCGCCTTCACACCGCCGACCCTGACGGCGGATACGAAGTATTACTGGCGGGTGGATGAAGTAACCGCAGACAATACAGTGATTCCCGGCCAAGTGTGGATGTTTAAGACGGTGCCGACTCTTCCGTCGGACCTGATACATTACTGGCCGTTTGATGTGGATTTTCTGGATGTATCGAAGGTCTATGCTTCGAACCCGAACCATCCGTTCGGGGCGGCCTGGCTGGATTCCAACGCCAAGCGGCTGGGCAGTGGCTGTCTGGATTTGACGTATCCGAAAGACGGCCTGATTGTCGGCTGGTCGGATACGGGAACCAATCGGGTTTTTCCGAACGCCGCTCCGATGACGATTTCGCTGTGGTTTAAGCCCACGGCCCTGCCTGCCTCCGACAAAACCGCCTGTATGCTGGGCACCAAAGTCGGCACACTAACAACCGCCAAGACGTTCCGAATTGAGCTGCTGCCGTCCGGGGCGTGCCGACTGACTGTTGATACGCAGACGCCGGAGTTCGGCAATCTGCCTGTTCTGAATCAGTGGAACCATGTGCTGGTATCCATTGATGCATCCGGGCAGCTGCGCGGCTGGCTGAACGCCAGCGAGGCCGGTTCAGTTGCTCTGATGACTTCTGCGTCGAACAATTATAACGGCCAATACACCGGAATCGGTTTCTATGGGGATGAACCGAGCGTCAACGGAATGAGCCGGGGGGAGTACACCGGCTATATCGATGATGTAGCCGTCTGGAGCCGCTGGTCTGACCGGACCTTTGCGGAACTCCTTTACAATGACGGTCTCGGCCGGTTGGCTGTCGGAAATCCCGTGTTTCCAACAGATTTGATTGAGAATCCGGACGCAGTTGAACTGGCGCCGTATGCCGGCCGGACGCTGCGGCCTTATACGGAAGGCATCGGCATCTTCCGCAAAATCTCCGGTCCTGACTGGCTGGTTGTCAGTCCCAACGGGAATCTGTCGGGGGCACCGAAGGATGCGGACACAGGGCTCAATACGTTCACCGTTGTTTATGAGAATACTTCCGGACAATCTGATACAGCCGTAATGACCATCCACGTGTCCAATGTTTATTCCGGAGTCAAGGGTCTGGAGGACTTGGCCGGAATAGCCGAAAAATGGCTTTGGGCGGACTGTGGGGATTTTCCGCCATGCTCCGGTGCGGACCAAAACGGCGACCGCCGAGTGGATATGCTCGATTGTACCCGGTTTGCCTCCGCCTGGCTGGCGGATGAGACGCTTGTGCTTTCTCTGCCGTTTGAGGAAACAGACGGGAATACAACGAAGGATATATCCCTTTATTCGAGAACGGCCAGCCTGACGGGCGGCCCGACGTGGGCGGAGGGGATTTCGGGCGGCGGCCTTCTGCTGGACGGGCTGGATGACTTTGCGGAGTTTCCCGACTTTTTCGGAATCAGCGGCGGCCGGTCGCGGACCGTTTGTGCCTGGATTCAAACCACGCAGACGGGCGGAATGATTTTGACCTGCGGCGGCCTGGATACCGGGACCCGCTGGCTGTTTTTTGTCAATAATTCAAAACTTCAGCTGGGTGTCAGCGGCGGCAATATTCTCAGCAATCAGATCGTTGCCGACGGGCAGTGGCATCATGTGGCGGCGGTTCTGGAAGCACCGGAGACGGGACCGGCGACCGTGCAGCATCTCCGGCTGTATATTGACGGTCAGCCGGATGCAGGAACCTACACAAATCCTTCTTTGGCAATCAATACGGGAACTGCCTGTCCGGTGCGAATCGGGGCGATTCAGCAGACCTCCGGGCTGCTGGGGAGTTTTTTCAGCGGCCGCCTTGATGATGTTCGGCTTTATGAGCGGGCCCTCAGTCAGCAGGAGATTCAGACGCTTTATCAGCAGGGGAACCGGTGA